Genomic DNA from Longimicrobium sp.:
CCCCGACTGCCGCCGTCCGAGGCCCCAGCCGGAGCGCTTTCCCAGCATCCCGGTGGAATCGGTATCGTTCCAGACCACCATCCAGGGCCAGGTCGCAACCACGCACGTCACCCAGGTGTTCCGGAACGAGCACGACCAGGTGATGGAGGGCACGTACTTCTTTCCGCTCCCGGACGACGCGTCCATCACCGAGTTCGCCATCTGGGACGGCAACCGGCGGCTGGAGGGCGAGGTGCGGCCGCGCGACGAGGCCCGGCGCATCTACGAGGACATCGTCCGCCGCGTGCGCGACCCCGGGCTGCTGGAGTACGCGGGCCAGAACCTGTTCCAGGCGCGCATCTTTCCCATCCCCGCGCGGGGCACCAAGAAGCTGGAGCTCACCTACACCCAGGTGCTGCGCGCCGAGAACGGCAGCGTGGGATATCGCTACCCGCTGGGCATCGGCCGCAACGCGGCGCGGGTGGAGCGGCTGACGGGCGAGGTGAGGATCGCCGCGCGCGGCGGGCTGCGGACGGTGTACTCGCCCAGCCACCAGGTCGACGTGCGGCGGCAGGGGGGCGGCGACGCGCGGGTGAGCTTCGAGCAGGGTCCCCGCTCCGAACGGCGCGACTTCCAGCTCTTCTACTCGCTCTCCGAGGCGGAGGTGGGAATGTCGCTGTTTACCTACCGCGAGCCGGGAAAGGACGGCTACTTCCTGCTTCTGCTTTCGCCCACCTCCGAGTCGCAGCGCCGTGAATACCCCGCCAAGGACGTGGTCTTCGTGGTGGACGTCAGCGGCTCGATGGAAGAGGCGGGGAAGATGGAAGAGGCGCGGCGGGCGCTGGCGTACGGCATCCGCGGGCTGAACCCGGGCGACCGCTACAACGTGGTGGCGTTCTCGGGCGACACCCGGCTGATGGAAGAGGGGCTGATCGCCGCCGACGCGGCCGGGCGCGCGCGCGGCGCCCGCTTCGTCCAGGAACTGCAGGCGCGCGGCGGCACCAACATCAACGACGCGCTGACGGAGGGGCTGCGGCAGTTTCCCCGCACGTCGACCCGCCCGCGGCTGCTGGTGTTCATGACCGACGGCCTGCCTACGGTCGGCGTGACGGACGTGGACCAGATCATCCGCAACGTGGAGCGCGCGCGGGCGGAGGGCGTGCGGCTGTTCACCTTCGGTGTGGGGTACGACGTCAACACGCGGCTTCTGGACCGCGTGGCGGCAGAGAACGGCGGCACCGCGGATTACGTGGCGCCCAACGAGGACATCGAGGTGAAGGTCTCGGCCTTCTTCGACAAGGTGAACCATCCCGTGCTCACCAACCTGCGCCTGGACATGGGCCAGGTGCGCACGGACCTCGTATACCCGCGCGCCCTGCCGGACCTGTTCAAGGGAACGCAGGTGGCGCTGGTGGGCCGCTACCGCAACGAGCAGGACCTTGCCAACGTCACCCTGCGGCTGAGCGGCAACGCCTCCCCCACGCAGACGTTCACCTATCCCGGGCTGCGATTTCCG
This window encodes:
- a CDS encoding VIT and VWA domain-containing protein, with protein sequence MPTLFITRPSEDPMRIPSLLIALVLLGAATPGAAQGIIVPGPCPDCRRPRPQPERFPSIPVESVSFQTTIQGQVATTHVTQVFRNEHDQVMEGTYFFPLPDDASITEFAIWDGNRRLEGEVRPRDEARRIYEDIVRRVRDPGLLEYAGQNLFQARIFPIPARGTKKLELTYTQVLRAENGSVGYRYPLGIGRNAARVERLTGEVRIAARGGLRTVYSPSHQVDVRRQGGGDARVSFEQGPRSERRDFQLFYSLSEAEVGMSLFTYREPGKDGYFLLLLSPTSESQRREYPAKDVVFVVDVSGSMEEAGKMEEARRALAYGIRGLNPGDRYNVVAFSGDTRLMEEGLIAADAAGRARGARFVQELQARGGTNINDALTEGLRQFPRTSTRPRLLVFMTDGLPTVGVTDVDQIIRNVERARAEGVRLFTFGVGYDVNTRLLDRVAAENGGTADYVAPNEDIEVKVSAFFDKVNHPVLTNLRLDMGQVRTDLVYPRALPDLFKGTQVALVGRYRNEQDLANVTLRLSGNASPTQTFTYPGLRFP